The proteins below come from a single Cupriavidus pauculus genomic window:
- a CDS encoding MFS family transporter: protein MTDLSSSTNSAPPDIGAPPTPEETRKRVFAIVAASSGNLVEWFDFYIYAFCAIYFAPSFFPKADPTAQLLNTAGVFAAGFLMRPIGGWLFGRIADRSGRKNSMLISVIMMCCGSLLIAALPTYATIGNLAPALLLLARLVQGLSVGGEYGTTATYMSEVALKGRRGFFSSFQYVTLIGGQLLAVLVVVILQQLLDEAELKAWGWRIPFVIGAITAVVALLLRRTLHETSTAATRSSKEAGTIAGLFRHHKAAFFTVLGYTAGGSLIFYTFTTYMQKYLVNSAGMSIKTASYVMTGCLFVYMCMQPVFGALSDRIGRRSNMLLFGALGTLFTVPILTALGSVSSPEIAFVLICAALAIVSFYTSVSGIVKAEMFPPEVRALGVGLAYAVANAIFGGSAEYVALGLKSMGHESAFYWYVTVMMAIAFLVALRLPRQAKYLHHEH from the coding sequence ATGACCGACCTCTCCTCTTCCACAAACTCCGCACCGCCCGATATCGGCGCGCCACCCACGCCCGAGGAAACACGCAAGCGCGTATTCGCCATCGTTGCCGCGTCGTCAGGCAACCTCGTGGAGTGGTTCGATTTCTATATCTACGCGTTCTGTGCGATCTATTTCGCGCCGTCGTTCTTTCCGAAAGCGGACCCCACCGCGCAGCTGCTGAATACGGCCGGCGTGTTCGCGGCCGGCTTCCTGATGCGTCCGATCGGCGGCTGGCTGTTCGGCCGCATCGCCGACCGCAGCGGTCGCAAGAACTCGATGCTGATCTCGGTGATCATGATGTGTTGCGGCTCGCTGCTGATCGCGGCGCTGCCGACGTACGCGACGATCGGCAACCTCGCGCCGGCGCTGCTGCTGCTCGCGCGGCTGGTCCAGGGCCTGTCCGTGGGCGGGGAGTACGGCACCACGGCGACCTATATGAGCGAAGTGGCGCTGAAGGGCCGCCGGGGCTTCTTCTCGTCGTTCCAGTACGTCACGCTGATCGGCGGCCAGCTCCTCGCCGTGCTCGTGGTCGTGATCCTGCAGCAACTGCTCGACGAAGCCGAGCTCAAGGCATGGGGCTGGCGTATTCCGTTCGTCATCGGCGCGATCACGGCCGTCGTGGCGCTGTTGCTGCGCCGCACGCTGCACGAAACGTCCACCGCGGCCACGCGCAGCTCGAAGGAAGCGGGCACCATCGCGGGCCTGTTCCGGCATCACAAGGCCGCGTTCTTCACGGTGCTCGGCTACACGGCCGGTGGTTCGCTGATCTTCTACACGTTCACGACCTACATGCAGAAGTACCTCGTCAACTCGGCCGGCATGTCGATCAAGACCGCCAGCTACGTGATGACGGGCTGCCTGTTCGTTTATATGTGCATGCAGCCGGTTTTCGGCGCGCTGTCGGACCGCATCGGTCGCCGCAGCAACATGCTGCTGTTCGGCGCGCTGGGCACGCTGTTCACGGTGCCGATCCTGACCGCGCTGGGGTCGGTGTCGAGCCCCGAGATCGCCTTCGTGCTGATCTGCGCGGCCCTGGCGATCGTCAGCTTCTACACGTCGGTGAGCGGCATCGTGAAGGCCGAGATGTTCCCGCCCGAAGTGCGCGCGCTCGGCGTCGGCCTCGCCTATGCGGTGGCCAACGCGATCTTTGGCGGCTCCGCCGAGTACGTCGCGCTCGGCCTCAAGTCGATGGGGCACGAGAGCGCGTTCTACTGGTACGTCACGGTGATGATGGCGATTGCCTTCCTCGTCGCGCTGCGCCTGCCGCGGCAGGCAAAGTACCTGCATCACGAGCATTGA
- a CDS encoding acyl-CoA dehydrogenase family protein yields the protein MALDAESFSLLRASVQRFIEERLKPAEDTLEELDDVPADIVADMKEMGLFGISIPEEYGGIGLSMSQECEVVYDLGHTAFAFRSVFGTNVGIGSQGILMDGTEEQKQAYLPRIASGDLIISFALTEPEAGSDAASVQTRAVLEGDHYVINGTKRFITNAPRAGAFTLMARTGDAGASGISSFIVPADTPGITLGKPDRKMGQRGTKTCDVVLENVRVPAANIIGGVPGVGFKTAMKVLDRGRLHISALACGMAHRLITDAVAYARERKQFGKPIGDFQLIQAMLADSQAELYAGMSMVRDCAQRYDAKAPGKADPEVSMLASCTKMFCTEMVGRVADRAVQIHGGAGYIAEYKAERFYRDVRLLRLYEGTTQIQQLIIAKQLLRD from the coding sequence ATGGCCCTCGATGCCGAATCCTTCTCGCTGCTGCGCGCCTCGGTGCAGCGCTTTATCGAAGAACGCCTGAAGCCCGCCGAGGACACGCTCGAGGAACTCGACGACGTGCCGGCCGATATCGTGGCCGATATGAAGGAGATGGGGCTGTTCGGTATCTCCATCCCCGAGGAATACGGTGGCATCGGCCTGTCGATGTCGCAGGAATGCGAAGTGGTCTATGACCTCGGCCATACGGCGTTCGCGTTCCGCTCGGTGTTCGGCACCAACGTCGGCATCGGCTCGCAGGGCATCCTGATGGACGGCACCGAGGAACAGAAGCAGGCCTACCTGCCGCGCATTGCCAGCGGCGACCTGATCATCTCGTTCGCGCTGACCGAACCGGAGGCCGGTTCGGATGCCGCGTCGGTGCAGACGCGCGCGGTGCTCGAGGGCGATCACTACGTCATCAACGGCACCAAGCGTTTCATCACCAATGCGCCGCGCGCGGGAGCGTTCACGCTGATGGCGCGTACCGGCGACGCCGGCGCGTCGGGCATCTCGTCGTTTATCGTTCCCGCCGATACCCCGGGCATCACGCTCGGCAAGCCGGACCGCAAGATGGGCCAGCGCGGCACGAAGACCTGCGACGTGGTGCTCGAGAACGTGCGCGTGCCGGCCGCCAACATCATCGGTGGCGTGCCCGGTGTCGGCTTCAAGACCGCGATGAAGGTGCTCGATCGGGGCCGTCTGCATATTTCGGCGCTCGCGTGCGGCATGGCCCATCGCCTGATTACCGACGCGGTGGCCTATGCGCGCGAACGCAAGCAGTTCGGCAAGCCCATCGGCGATTTCCAGCTGATCCAGGCGATGCTGGCGGACAGCCAGGCGGAGCTTTACGCGGGCATGTCGATGGTGCGCGACTGCGCGCAGCGCTACGACGCCAAGGCGCCGGGCAAGGCCGATCCGGAAGTCAGCATGCTGGCCTCCTGCACGAAGATGTTCTGCACGGAGATGGTGGGCCGCGTGGCCGACCGCGCGGTGCAGATCCATGGCGGCGCCGGCTATATCGCCGAGTACAAGGCGGAACGCTTCTATCGCGACGTGCGTCTGCTGCGCCTGTATGAAGGCACGACGCAGATCCAGCAATTGATCATCGCCAAACAACTGCTGCGCGACTGA
- a CDS encoding PHA-granule associated protein 4, which produces MSIMRAGSKAEALRFLASGNVSGDIAKKVGAAVRAVELDYETGWQDAVELGRLGEKRGIKVQYRGQESIAVRSREALLEGLATPKTTFRQRNLYCQFDLGTLADHELVELEAKATRLGDYILAGHLLRDVDDVW; this is translated from the coding sequence ATGTCAATCATGCGGGCTGGCAGCAAGGCAGAGGCGTTGCGATTCCTGGCCTCGGGGAATGTGTCCGGAGATATCGCAAAGAAGGTCGGCGCGGCAGTGCGGGCGGTCGAACTCGATTACGAGACGGGCTGGCAGGATGCTGTCGAACTGGGCCGGCTGGGCGAGAAACGCGGCATCAAGGTGCAGTACCGCGGGCAGGAAAGCATCGCGGTGCGATCGCGCGAGGCGCTGCTCGAAGGTCTGGCCACGCCGAAGACCACGTTCCGGCAGCGGAATTTATATTGCCAGTTCGATCTCGGCACACTGGCCGATCACGAACTGGTGGAACTCGAAGCCAAGGCGACGCGCCTGGGCGACTACATCCTCGCGGGCCACTTGCTCCGGGACGTCGACGACGTCTGGTAA
- a CDS encoding M16 family metallopeptidase has product MLPRFTLMLAAALTAASTLAFAQPRIAATVAPVSAAPVVAATRVTEVEGITEYRLANGLRILLAPDAAQPTTTVNVTYLVGSRHENYGETGMAHLLEHLLFKGTPSLPGRTIPTEFARRGMTSNGTTAQDRTNYFETFAYSEDNLDWALRMEADRMVNSVIARADLDSEMTVVRNEMEIGENNPMRMLMQQMSAAAYRWHNYGKAPIGARSDVEHVGIENLRAFYRRYYQPDNAVLVVTGQFDPARTLARIEQAFGTIPRPARVLPPEHTVEPPQEGARELTLTRPGDSSIVAVQYHVAPGAHPDSTALGLLSVVLADTPGGRLEQSLVQTRKAAWQSSSLEARYDPGVMMFAAGTSKDRPIEPLRAALLAEVEGVAARPVTAEELERARVRMRNAYEHILNDPARYGVALSEAIAKGDWRLFFIARDRVETATLEDVQRVAENYLRPSNRTVGQFLPGDKPQLAAMPATPDVAAMTRDYRGKPAAAAVATFDPSPANIDAHTTRQTLPNGLQLALLPKPTRGEGVNGTLVLRFGNAEALQGKRAVGTLTAGMLRRGAGAFDRQQIADRLEALKANVSVSGGAESVTVSFETRRQYLPDLLALLRTVLRMPTFPASEFETLRASSIAGIESQRSQPNALAPNAIGRHGNPYPASDPRYTPTFDESLAELRAVTPADARDFHARFYGADHAQLALVGDFDPDEAVRQAVFLFGDWHASVPFARVDRPFIAIPGASFTLETPGKANAVYMATQPLDLLTDSPDYPLLMIASRVFGGTGMRSRMADRLRQQDGISYGASSYLQVGSLDRAGRFGMYAVYAPQNLERLRRALDDELARFVRDGITASELAEAQSGLLQQATVGRSRDGSLAGMLATQLYLGRTMAFTAELDERVRAATPEAVNDAIRRYLSPGTITRAYAGDFSTPAPAAPAPGGVQAASAVPEPARPETRP; this is encoded by the coding sequence ATGCTGCCTCGTTTCACCCTGATGCTGGCCGCCGCGCTGACGGCCGCCTCCACGCTTGCGTTCGCGCAGCCGCGGATCGCCGCGACCGTGGCGCCCGTGAGCGCCGCGCCGGTCGTCGCGGCCACGCGCGTCACGGAGGTGGAAGGCATCACCGAGTACCGGCTCGCCAATGGCCTGCGCATTCTGCTGGCGCCCGACGCCGCGCAGCCCACGACCACCGTCAACGTGACCTACCTCGTCGGCAGCCGGCACGAGAACTACGGCGAGACCGGCATGGCTCACCTGCTCGAGCATCTGCTCTTCAAGGGCACGCCATCCCTGCCGGGCCGCACGATCCCGACCGAGTTCGCGCGGCGGGGCATGACCTCCAACGGCACGACCGCGCAGGACCGCACCAACTACTTCGAGACGTTCGCCTACAGCGAGGACAACCTCGACTGGGCGCTGCGCATGGAAGCGGACCGGATGGTCAACAGCGTGATCGCGCGCGCGGACCTCGACAGCGAGATGACGGTCGTGCGCAACGAGATGGAGATCGGCGAGAACAATCCGATGCGCATGCTGATGCAGCAGATGAGCGCGGCAGCCTATCGCTGGCACAACTATGGCAAGGCGCCGATCGGCGCGCGCAGCGACGTGGAGCATGTGGGCATCGAGAACCTGCGCGCGTTCTATCGCCGCTACTACCAGCCGGACAACGCGGTACTCGTGGTGACGGGACAGTTCGACCCGGCGCGTACGCTCGCGCGGATCGAGCAGGCATTCGGCACGATTCCGCGACCGGCGCGCGTGCTGCCGCCCGAGCACACGGTGGAGCCGCCGCAGGAAGGCGCGCGCGAGCTCACGCTGACGCGCCCCGGCGACAGCAGCATTGTCGCGGTGCAATATCACGTCGCGCCGGGCGCGCACCCCGACAGCACGGCGCTGGGGCTGCTTTCGGTGGTCCTCGCGGACACTCCGGGCGGAAGGCTCGAGCAATCGCTGGTGCAGACGCGCAAGGCGGCGTGGCAGAGCTCGTCGCTGGAGGCGCGGTACGACCCCGGCGTGATGATGTTCGCCGCCGGCACGAGCAAGGATCGCCCGATCGAGCCGCTGCGCGCGGCGCTGCTCGCCGAGGTGGAAGGCGTGGCGGCAAGGCCGGTCACGGCCGAGGAGCTCGAGCGTGCCCGCGTACGCATGCGCAATGCCTACGAACATATCCTCAACGACCCGGCGCGCTACGGCGTGGCGCTGTCCGAAGCGATCGCCAAGGGCGACTGGCGGCTGTTCTTCATCGCCCGCGATCGCGTGGAAACGGCCACGCTGGAGGACGTCCAGCGCGTCGCGGAAAACTATCTGCGGCCGTCCAATCGCACGGTGGGCCAGTTCCTGCCCGGCGACAAGCCGCAACTGGCCGCGATGCCCGCCACGCCCGACGTGGCCGCGATGACGCGCGACTATCGGGGCAAACCCGCCGCGGCGGCCGTGGCCACGTTCGATCCGAGCCCCGCGAATATCGATGCGCATACGACGCGGCAGACGCTGCCCAACGGCCTGCAACTGGCGTTGCTGCCGAAGCCGACGCGCGGTGAAGGCGTCAACGGCACGCTGGTGCTGCGCTTCGGCAATGCGGAAGCGCTGCAGGGCAAGCGCGCGGTGGGCACGCTGACCGCGGGCATGCTGCGGCGCGGTGCCGGCGCGTTCGACCGGCAGCAGATCGCGGACCGGCTCGAGGCGCTCAAGGCCAATGTGTCGGTCTCCGGCGGCGCGGAAAGCGTGACCGTCTCGTTCGAGACGCGCCGCCAGTACCTGCCCGACCTGCTGGCGTTGCTGCGCACCGTGCTGCGCATGCCGACCTTCCCGGCCAGCGAGTTCGAGACGCTGCGCGCAAGTTCGATTGCCGGCATCGAGAGCCAGCGCAGCCAGCCGAACGCGCTGGCGCCCAATGCGATCGGCCGCCACGGCAATCCCTACCCTGCCAGCGATCCGCGCTATACGCCGACGTTCGACGAAAGCCTCGCGGAACTGCGCGCGGTGACACCCGCCGATGCGCGGGACTTCCATGCCCGCTTCTACGGGGCGGACCATGCGCAACTGGCGCTCGTGGGCGACTTCGATCCCGACGAAGCCGTGCGGCAGGCGGTCTTTCTGTTTGGGGACTGGCACGCGTCGGTGCCGTTCGCGCGCGTGGACCGTCCATTCATCGCGATTCCGGGCGCGAGCTTCACGCTGGAGACGCCCGGCAAGGCCAACGCGGTGTACATGGCTACGCAACCGCTCGACCTGCTGACGGACTCGCCCGACTATCCGTTGCTGATGATCGCGAGCCGCGTGTTTGGCGGCACCGGCATGCGCAGTCGCATGGCCGACAGGCTACGGCAGCAGGACGGCATCAGCTATGGCGCGTCGAGCTACCTGCAGGTGGGGTCGCTCGATCGCGCGGGCCGCTTCGGCATGTACGCGGTCTACGCGCCGCAGAACCTCGAACGCCTGCGCCGCGCACTCGACGACGAACTCGCGCGCTTCGTGCGCGACGGCATTACCGCCAGCGAACTCGCGGAAGCGCAGAGCGGCCTGCTGCAACAGGCTACCGTCGGTCGATCGCGCGACGGTTCGCTCGCCGGCATGCTCGCGACGCAGCTGTACCTCGGTCGCACGATGGCCTTCACCGCCGAGCTCGACGAGCGCGTGCGGGCGGCCACGCCGGAGGCCGTGAACGATGCCATCCGGCGCTATCTGTCGCCGGGCACGATCACACGTGCCTACGCGGGCGATTTCTCGACGCCGGCACCGGCTGCGCCAGCGCCGGGCGGTGTCCAGGCGGCGTCGGCGGTGCCGGAGCCGGCTCGGCCCGAGACGAGACCCTGA
- a CDS encoding methylated-DNA--[protein]-cysteine S-methyltransferase codes for MTAYRIVESPLGDIVLRAADGALTGLFFAGQKYFPPDIDAAAVRAGGAPAADARVLAQTAEELDGYFAGALHAFSVPVRFAGSAFQRQVWQALRDIAFGGTVSYGELAASLGLPASHARAVGGAVGRNPLSVVVPCHRVLGVSGALTGYAGGVDRKRALLGLEGVPGIPGV; via the coding sequence ATGACCGCCTACCGCATCGTCGAGAGCCCGCTCGGCGATATCGTGCTGCGCGCCGCCGACGGCGCGCTCACCGGGCTGTTCTTTGCGGGGCAGAAGTATTTCCCGCCTGATATCGACGCCGCCGCGGTCCGGGCCGGTGGCGCCCCGGCAGCCGACGCCCGCGTCCTTGCCCAGACCGCCGAGGAGCTGGACGGATACTTTGCCGGCGCGCTGCACGCCTTCTCGGTCCCCGTGCGGTTCGCCGGCAGCGCGTTCCAGCGCCAGGTCTGGCAGGCGTTGCGCGATATCGCGTTCGGGGGCACGGTCTCGTACGGGGAGCTGGCCGCGTCGCTCGGCCTGCCCGCGTCGCACGCGCGCGCCGTGGGCGGCGCGGTCGGCCGCAATCCGCTGTCCGTCGTCGTGCCGTGCCATCGCGTGCTGGGCGTCAGCGGCGCGCTGACCGGCTATGCCGGCGGCGTGGACCGCAAGCGGGCGCTGCTCGGGCTGGAGGGCGTGCCCGGGATTCCGGGCGTTTGA
- a CDS encoding flagellar brake protein, translated as MSQGEDEDQEQETSRSDERYRLTHVSQIGTVLRDLAWQKCLLSVRSRSGSEIVTSILHVDPAQRTFIFDWCRADGERQALMASDQNAFSGLLRGVPVNFLVGTPGATRFEGGPAFIADFPEKLYHFQRRRHFRARTLLTKGYRCEIRIEDGAETRVLQMDIADLSLSGVGLRSRAVGAEQLPVGTTAKRCLLDFGELGRLELDMQVVGHWMVGYDDNTVHHYGCAFLNPDGRMENFLQRLVFALELAARG; from the coding sequence ATGTCGCAGGGGGAAGACGAAGACCAAGAACAAGAGACGTCGCGCTCGGACGAACGCTACCGCCTGACACATGTCTCGCAGATCGGCACGGTGCTGCGCGATCTGGCGTGGCAGAAATGCCTGCTCAGCGTGCGTTCGCGCAGCGGCTCGGAGATCGTGACGTCGATTCTTCACGTCGATCCGGCCCAGCGCACCTTTATCTTCGACTGGTGCCGCGCCGATGGCGAGCGCCAGGCACTGATGGCGTCGGACCAGAACGCGTTTTCGGGCCTGCTGCGCGGCGTGCCCGTGAACTTCCTCGTCGGCACACCGGGCGCGACCCGCTTCGAGGGCGGCCCGGCCTTTATCGCCGACTTCCCGGAAAAGCTCTACCACTTCCAGCGCCGCCGCCATTTCCGCGCGCGTACGCTGCTGACCAAGGGGTATCGCTGCGAGATCCGCATCGAGGACGGCGCGGAGACGCGCGTGCTGCAGATGGATATCGCCGATCTCTCGCTGTCCGGCGTGGGCCTGCGGTCGCGCGCGGTGGGCGCCGAGCAGCTGCCCGTGGGTACCACGGCCAAGCGCTGCCTGCTCGACTTCGGCGAACTCGGCCGGCTGGAACTGGACATGCAGGTCGTCGGCCACTGGATGGTGGGTTACGATGACAACACCGTCCACCACTACGGCTGCGCGTTCCTGAATCCGGACGGCCGCATGGAAAACTTCCTCCAGCGCCTGGTATTCGCGCTCGAACTGGCCGCCCGCGGCTGA
- a CDS encoding IclR family transcriptional regulator C-terminal domain-containing protein, whose translation MDAPNPIRLQTAHADTVRAARPPSDLLTGFAGDPNFMLSLARGLTVLEAFSERKRPLTISQVAQRTQLSRASVRRCLYTLEQLGYVSQQDGHFALRPRVLHLGHAYFSSTSLVSAAQPILDTLSTRIHETSALAILDGTDILYLVRSEVQRVLTHSLGMGSRLPAYCTSIGRLLLAYQPEAVLEAFFEHAELRPRTLQTKVSRTELEAAFTRAREVDYVLIDEELEPGLRAIAVPVRALSGTVVAAVSVSVKATRVSEAEMIARLLTPMREAAAAIGKLIAS comes from the coding sequence ATGGACGCCCCCAATCCGATTCGCCTCCAGACCGCGCATGCCGACACCGTGCGCGCCGCCCGTCCCCCTTCGGACCTGCTGACCGGCTTTGCCGGCGATCCGAACTTCATGCTGTCGCTTGCGCGCGGCCTGACGGTGCTGGAGGCGTTCTCCGAACGCAAGCGGCCGCTGACGATCTCGCAGGTCGCCCAGCGGACCCAGCTATCCCGCGCCTCGGTGCGCCGGTGTCTCTATACGCTCGAGCAACTCGGCTACGTGAGTCAGCAGGACGGCCATTTCGCGCTGCGCCCGCGGGTGCTCCACCTTGGCCATGCCTACTTCTCCTCGACGTCCCTGGTCTCCGCCGCCCAGCCGATTCTGGACACGCTGAGCACGCGCATCCACGAAACGTCGGCGCTGGCGATCCTCGATGGCACCGACATCCTGTATCTGGTGCGGTCCGAGGTGCAGCGCGTGCTCACGCATTCGCTGGGGATGGGGAGCCGCCTCCCGGCCTACTGCACGTCGATTGGCCGGCTGCTGCTGGCCTATCAGCCGGAGGCCGTGCTCGAGGCGTTCTTCGAGCACGCGGAACTGCGGCCGCGCACGCTGCAGACCAAGGTGTCCCGGACCGAGCTCGAGGCCGCCTTCACGCGCGCGCGCGAGGTGGACTACGTGCTGATCGACGAGGAACTGGAACCGGGCCTGCGCGCGATCGCGGTGCCGGTGCGCGCGCTGTCCGGCACCGTGGTGGCTGCCGTCAGTGTGAGCGTCAAGGCGACGCGTGTATCGGAAGCGGAAATGATCGCGCGCCTGCTGACGCCGATGCGCGAAGCGGCGGCGGCCATCGGCAAGCTGATCGCCAGCTGA
- a CDS encoding patatin-like phospholipase family protein, translating into MRASTVWTLLATLWLPWVAATGAAAADGTPQEARRALDRPRVCLVLSGGGARGAAHIGVLRVLEAMRVPVDCIAGTSMGSLVGGAYAAGMSVPAMETLVASISTEALFKERPPRQDLAVRRKLDDQTNLFTPEIGVRADGLLLPKGAVSGVQLETVLRKLSNVPGYRDFDQLPIPYRAVATDLVTGSAVVFREGELANVMRASMSVPGAVAPTEYQGKLLVDGGLTDNLPVDVARAMGADIVIAVNLGTPLMKRESLTSLLGVTSQMLNILTEQNVRASLASLRPTDILIAPELGGFSAGDFDHLTKTIPIGEAAAQKVADRLAALSLPPDAYAQLRASQQALPPPDLRPVDEIRLAPLERVSPDFVYATMETKPQAPISQDALDRDVRRLFGTGDFEHINYRFLEEPGKRILSVDAIEKSYGPNYLRFGLGLSSDFRGDAYFNVLASYRRTWLNQLGAEWRTDVQLGQTSSLTSEFYQPLDTRQLFFVAPRIELQRRTINIFSGDTRIAAYDVRRIDAALDVGSQFTKYGEARLGMLIGHENASLSTGPGTLDPGSGGIDRRAVTGRVLVDQLDSINFPRDGYGATLNIYGSQAGLGATATYTKAELTGTYVESFGPHTFNLGFRFGGNVGPPLPRYDLFQWGGFLQQSGFSTGQLLGGNIQFGRLVYYNKLFRQTLLEGVYAGVSLEAGRVGSPLVPGSPTGLLKSAAMFLGLDSPVGPLYLGYGRASGGQYAYYLFLGKP; encoded by the coding sequence ATGCGCGCATCCACCGTCTGGACACTGCTGGCGACATTGTGGCTACCCTGGGTCGCCGCGACGGGCGCCGCTGCCGCGGACGGCACCCCGCAGGAAGCGCGGCGCGCGCTTGACCGCCCGCGCGTGTGCCTCGTCCTGTCCGGCGGTGGCGCCAGAGGTGCGGCGCATATCGGCGTGCTCAGGGTGCTCGAGGCCATGCGTGTGCCGGTGGACTGCATCGCGGGGACGAGCATGGGTTCGCTCGTGGGCGGCGCCTATGCGGCGGGGATGAGCGTACCCGCCATGGAAACGCTCGTGGCCAGCATCTCCACCGAGGCGCTGTTCAAGGAGCGGCCGCCGCGCCAGGACCTCGCGGTGCGCCGCAAGCTCGACGACCAGACCAACCTGTTCACGCCCGAGATCGGCGTGCGCGCCGATGGCCTGCTGCTGCCCAAGGGCGCGGTGTCGGGCGTGCAGCTGGAAACGGTGCTGCGCAAGCTCTCCAACGTGCCCGGCTATCGCGATTTCGACCAGTTGCCGATTCCCTACCGCGCGGTGGCCACCGATCTCGTCACGGGGAGCGCGGTGGTGTTCCGCGAGGGCGAACTCGCCAACGTCATGCGCGCGAGCATGTCGGTGCCGGGCGCCGTGGCGCCGACCGAGTACCAGGGCAAGCTGCTCGTCGATGGCGGCCTGACCGACAACCTTCCCGTGGATGTGGCGCGCGCCATGGGCGCCGACATCGTCATCGCGGTCAACCTTGGCACGCCGCTGATGAAGCGCGAGAGCCTGACGTCGCTGCTGGGCGTCACGAGCCAGATGCTGAATATCCTGACGGAGCAGAACGTGCGCGCGTCGCTGGCGTCGCTGCGGCCCACGGACATCCTGATCGCGCCCGAGCTCGGCGGCTTCTCGGCGGGGGACTTCGATCATCTGACCAAGACCATTCCGATCGGCGAAGCGGCCGCGCAGAAGGTGGCCGACCGGCTGGCCGCGCTCTCGCTCCCGCCCGATGCGTACGCGCAGCTGCGCGCGTCGCAGCAGGCCTTGCCACCGCCGGACCTGCGTCCCGTCGACGAGATCCGCCTGGCGCCGCTGGAGCGCGTGAGCCCGGACTTCGTGTACGCGACAATGGAGACGAAGCCGCAGGCGCCGATCAGCCAGGACGCGCTCGATCGCGATGTGCGGCGGCTGTTCGGGACGGGCGACTTCGAGCACATCAACTACCGGTTTCTCGAGGAACCCGGCAAGCGCATTCTCTCGGTCGATGCGATCGAGAAATCGTACGGGCCCAACTATCTGCGCTTCGGGCTGGGCTTGAGCTCCGACTTTCGCGGCGACGCGTACTTCAACGTGCTGGCCAGCTACCGGCGCACATGGCTGAACCAGCTCGGCGCCGAGTGGCGCACGGACGTGCAGCTGGGGCAGACATCGAGCCTTACCAGCGAGTTCTACCAGCCGCTCGACACCCGGCAGCTGTTCTTCGTTGCGCCGCGCATCGAGCTCCAGCGGCGCACGATCAATATCTTCAGCGGCGACACGCGGATTGCCGCCTACGATGTGCGCCGCATCGACGCCGCGCTCGACGTGGGCAGCCAGTTCACGAAATACGGCGAGGCACGGCTGGGCATGCTGATCGGCCACGAGAATGCATCGCTGAGCACGGGGCCGGGCACGCTCGATCCCGGGTCGGGTGGCATCGACCGGCGCGCGGTCACGGGCCGGGTGCTCGTGGACCAGCTCGACAGCATCAACTTTCCGCGCGACGGCTACGGGGCCACGCTCAACATCTATGGATCGCAGGCGGGCCTGGGCGCCACCGCGACCTATACCAAGGCCGAGCTGACGGGCACGTACGTCGAATCGTTCGGTCCGCATACGTTCAATCTCGGGTTCCGGTTCGGCGGCAACGTCGGACCGCCGCTGCCGCGCTACGACCTGTTCCAGTGGGGCGGTTTTCTTCAGCAGTCTGGGTTCAGCACGGGGCAGCTGCTGGGGGGCAATATCCAGTTCGGGCGGCTCGTCTACTACAACAAGCTGTTCCGGCAGACGTTGCTCGAAGGCGTCTACGCGGGCGTGTCGCTCGAGGCCGGGCGGGTCGGCTCGCCGCTCGTACCGGGCAGTCCGACCGGGTTGCTGAAATCGGCGGCGATGTTTCTGGGGCTCGACAGCCCGGTCGGGCCGCTTTATCTCGGCTATGGGCGCGCAAGTGGCGGGCAGTATGCCTACTACCTGTTCCTGGGCAAGCCGTAG